In Balaenoptera acutorostrata chromosome 19, mBalAcu1.1, whole genome shotgun sequence, the following proteins share a genomic window:
- the LOC103017962 gene encoding LOW QUALITY PROTEIN: carcinoembryonic antigen-related cell adhesion molecule 1 (The sequence of the model RefSeq protein was modified relative to this genomic sequence to represent the inferred CDS: inserted 1 base in 1 codon; substituted 2 bases at 2 genomic stop codons), which produces MGHTPTALDNQFFMYYNPVAQPSIEASNTTVTEHENTVVLTCRTNDTGISICWFFNGQRLLLTERMKLSPDNSTLTINPVRREDAGDYQCEVSNPGNSRKSDPLRLDVKYDSTQGSSSGFSGGAIAGIVIAVLAGVALIAPLVYFLYVRXTAGASDQQDLSEHKSSDHNQSQGYSDNSPNKPIDEGAYSALNFSAQESKKPTSASXSPTATEVVYXEVLRKKKRRSGGFFIYISSRFYFPELMTLTSKYLLKLLPI; this is translated from the exons ATGGGTCACACACCCACAGCGTTAGACAACCAGTTCTTCATGTACTACA ACCCAGTGGCACAGCCCTCCATCGAAGCCAGCAACACCACAGTCACAGAACATGAGAATACCGTGGTCCTGACCTGCCGCACAAATGACACTGGGATCTCCATATGCTGGTTCTTCAATGGCCAGAGGCTACTGCTCACAGAGAGGATGAAGCTGTCCCCAGACAACAGCACCCTCACCATCAACCCCGTCAGGAGGGAGGATGCCGGGGATTATCAGTGTGAGGTCTCCAACCCGGGCAATTCCAGGAAAAGTGACCCCCTCAGGCTGGATGTGAAAT ATGATTCAACACAAGGAAGTTCTTCTGGCTTCTCAGGTGGTGCTATTGCCGGCATCGTGATTGCAGTCCTGGCTGGGGTAGCTCTGATAGCACCCCTGGTGTATTTCCTGTATGTGAGATAGACTGCAGG GGCAAGTGACCAGCAAGACCTCTCGGAGCACAAATCCTCAGACCACAACCAGA GTCAGGGCTACTCTGACAATTCACCCAACAAGCCA ATCGACGAAGGTGCATATTCTGCCCTGAACTTCAGTGCCCAGGAATCAAAGAAACCAACTTCAGCCT CATCCCCAACAGCCACAGAAGTGGTTTATTGagaagttttaagaaaaaaaaaaagaagaagtg GTGGCTTCTTCATCTACATCTCTAGCCGGTTCTACTTCCCAGAACTCATGACACTCACATCCAAATACCTTCTGAAATTGCTCCCCATCTGA